From the genome of Dermochelys coriacea isolate rDerCor1 chromosome 1, rDerCor1.pri.v4, whole genome shotgun sequence:
ACTATGTGATACAAATCActtttgctatttttagccaggTTCagttgtccccctccccctttaaaacTGAACCCTCGTTGTTATTGCCTGAGGCGCCTTTACGGATTCAGGCTTTTGAAGGAAATCGGCCAATGCTTTTTTTAATAGAGATGGAAGTTCCTTGCTTTAGGACTCAAGTCCAAAAATAGCCAGAATGTAAGACAACAGAGGCCGAGATTTAGAGAGATTTACGAGACTTCTTCAAAATCaggtgaaaataatttttaaatcaatgtctTTGCTATGTTCAtgaatttttctatttaaaagctTTGCTACTGATCATAGACAAACTCCTAattgtgagagtgtgtgtgttttcccattgacataaatgggctttggatctgccTGTAGTTCCTAAAGCCACAGCAAAGAAAGATCTCTTTTACTCACCTGTTCTTTTCTACTACTGACCAGCTCTGGGGACAAATTTCAGCTCACTCTTTATATTCTGGATCTCTGATAAGTTGACAGCAGGGCCTGGAAGTTTCTTGGCTCCTGGGAGctgcttcttctcctcctctgtagAAGCAGGAACGCTCTGTGCAAAGGGAAAATAGTCACCTTACGATAACCATACACATCTCTTGAGCATAAACAGAGGTCAGTTTAATGGGGAAAtatgaaaaggttttttttatgcTAAATGTAATCACAGTGGAAACTGGACAGCTGTAAGAAGGAATTAACTTGGTTAGTAGATGACTTGAGATGCCTGCAcatgttttgaaaaatatgttATTAAAGTGTGCTGAATGCACAAGGATTTACATCTTTCTACATGTGAGTAGCAATTTATTATGTTAAAGGAATAATGGGAAGTGAATCTGGTGGAGTGCCATAGGCAgccaaaaggaagaaaagtaaaTGTCCATTTTTATGACCTAATATCTTGTAGAGTTACATAGCCATGAGCTCTAGCTACTGAGAAACCTAATATTCTGCAACTTCCAAGTCTCTGAAAGCAGAGCTGTGATGGTAGCTCATGGgcgctaagggcctgatccaaagcctattaaagtcaatgggagtttttcatctgtttttcacCCAACTGTAATTCAGATGTCCAGGAGTAGTGAAACATTCAAAACAAGACAAGAACTATGTATGACCTTGTTGTGTCATTTGGTGAGTAGATGCCCTCAAAAGATGGTGAAGTCATGATTTTGGCCAAGTCTTCAGAATCTTCCCTCTGCCCAATTACATCACCTTGTGTTTCTTGGATTTAGGTTTCAGTCAAGCTAGTCTTAATACAAGTACAAGACAGCTGGTGACAGCTTCTCTCTGTGAGAAGGAGATGTCAAGCCAGGTGCCATCTGTGCAATGCTGTTATTGAAGACAGCATCATTCTTCCCCTCTTGTCCCCCCATCTCTAATTCCTACTGTTTCCTTGACATTAAGACTGGAAAGGaccatttattattaattgtagTAGTTTAACATTTAGACTGTGGCAGTGCCTACAGTCTACAACCGGGACATCTCATCTCAATTGACTTGATGAATGGGTAGATAGTTTTCCAGCAAGGAGGTTAAGATTTTTCCAGCCTAAGTTCTATATCAGGGGTTCTGAAACTTGTTTTGCTGgaaccccctttgaaaatatttcaggttctGGTGACCGTTCAACAAAAGTaacaacacccccaccccccgtacCATACCaccattacttctgtgctgcagctggcaGCGGCATTGCCTTCAGACCTGGACacctggctctgaaggcagcactgccgtcagcagcagcacagaagtaagggtggcatggtatggtattgccacttacttctgcactgccgcTGGCGGCTGCACGATCTTCAGAACTGGGTGCTGGTTTACAGCCACCCTTTCTGGCTGCtcactctgaaggcagtgcagaagtaagggtgacaataccgtGACCCTCCTGCAACAGGCttgtgacccccttttgggtcgaGGCCCCCAGTTTGAGACACACTGTTCTATATGATTACAAAATGAATCAATAGTGGCTGGAGCTGAATGAATAGTTTTGCAGCAAAT
Proteins encoded in this window:
- the SMPX gene encoding small muscular protein codes for the protein MSKQPVSNVRSIQANINIPMGAFRPGAGHPPKRKEFTPEVEESVPASTEEEKKQLPGAKKLPGPAVNLSEIQNIKSELKFVPRAGQ